Proteins found in one Canis lupus baileyi chromosome 26, mCanLup2.hap1, whole genome shotgun sequence genomic segment:
- the DEFB123 gene encoding beta-defensin 123: MTTGGVPAARVAADPGRRECGGRSRGRPRARAGDIVPAEQRDRQPERLEPCPVSFAIASDLQPRLGPLRAMKLLWLTVAALLLLTQLTPGGTQRCWNLHGKCRQKCSRRERTYVYCTNNKLCCVKPKFQPRENLWPF, encoded by the exons ATGACCACAGGAGGCGTGCCAGCTGCAAGAGTGGCCGCAGACCCTGGGCGCAGGGAGTGTGGGGGCCGAAGCCGCGGGCGGCCGAGGGCACGCGCCGGTGACATCGTTCCGGCTGAACAAAGGGACCGCCAGCCAGAGAGGCTGGAGCCCTGCCCCGTTAGTTTTGCCATCGCCTCGGACTTGCAGCCTCGCCTGGGGCCACTTCGAGCCATGAAGCTCCTTTGGCTGACTGTGGCTGCACTGCTGCTCCTGACCCAGCTCACTCCAG GTGGCACCCAAAGATGCTGGAATCTTCACGGCAAATGCCGCCAGAAATGCTCCAGGAGAGAAAGGACCTATGTTTACTGCACAAATAATAAACTGTGCTGTGTGAAGCCCAAGTTCCAGCCGAGAGAAAATCTATGGCCATTTTAA